The proteins below come from a single Elusimicrobiales bacterium genomic window:
- the folP gene encoding dihydropteroate synthase yields the protein MKAKIKIPSTVLAGGRVIKYPSTRMMGVINATPDSFYAGSRSESVSAVLKSAEKFLACGADFLDIGGQSSRPWSRETDEKTERLRLIAAVGAVRKRFPKAVISADTYRASCAAAAIDCGADIINDISALTFDPEMVSVAARSKVPVILMHTRGKPRDMQKNTGYKDAPSEVLAWLKSRADFAREGGIPARKIIIDPGIGFAKLPEHNFALLRRIDEFFQPGYPVLVGHSRKIFIGILLGSEDAPLPPDSRLSGTLAVTAYLASRGTHIVRVHDAEENAAVLKLSSALWRQSI from the coding sequence ATGAAGGCAAAGATTAAAATCCCGTCAACCGTTCTGGCCGGCGGCAGGGTCATCAAATACCCTTCCACCCGGATGATGGGCGTCATTAACGCCACGCCGGATTCGTTTTACGCCGGCTCGCGGTCGGAGAGCGTATCGGCCGTGCTGAAGTCGGCGGAGAAATTCCTCGCCTGCGGCGCGGATTTTCTGGACATAGGCGGCCAGTCCAGCCGGCCCTGGTCCCGTGAAACCGACGAGAAAACCGAGCGGCTGCGCCTTATCGCCGCCGTGGGCGCGGTGCGAAAGCGTTTTCCGAAAGCGGTCATTTCGGCAGACACCTACCGGGCCTCCTGCGCGGCGGCGGCCATAGACTGCGGCGCGGACATCATAAACGACATCAGCGCGCTGACCTTTGACCCGGAGATGGTTTCTGTCGCCGCCCGGAGCAAAGTCCCCGTCATTTTGATGCACACGCGCGGCAAGCCGCGCGACATGCAGAAAAACACCGGGTATAAAGACGCCCCGTCCGAAGTGCTGGCCTGGCTGAAGTCCCGCGCGGATTTCGCGCGCGAAGGCGGCATACCGGCGCGCAAGATAATCATAGACCCCGGCATAGGCTTTGCCAAGCTGCCGGAGCACAACTTCGCCCTTCTGCGCCGCATAGACGAATTTTTCCAGCCCGGCTATCCCGTGCTGGTGGGCCACTCGCGCAAGATATTCATAGGAATACTGCTCGGCTCCGAGGATGCGCCGCTTCCGCCGGACAGCCGGCTTTCCGGCACTCTGGCGGTAACCGCGTATCTGGCTTCGCGGGGGACGCATATAGTCCGCGTCCACGACGCGGAGGAGAATGCCGCCGTCCTCAAGCTCTCGTCCGCGTTATGGCGGCAGTCTATTTAA
- the folK gene encoding 2-amino-4-hydroxy-6-hydroxymethyldihydropteridine diphosphokinase: MAAVYLSLGSNLGAREENIAAAVAALVKSGVRVLKASSVVETRPYGLAGQPDFLNCALECETELSPPELLAAALRIEAGLGRERRVRWGPRTVDIDIIFYGGEIINSPELTVPHPDMANREFVLGPLCELAPDLAHPVLKLTVCELRRRLAKSQEPARQDK, translated from the coding sequence ATGGCGGCAGTCTATTTAAGCCTCGGCTCCAATCTGGGCGCGCGGGAGGAAAACATCGCCGCCGCCGTCGCCGCGCTGGTAAAAAGCGGGGTGCGCGTGCTGAAAGCCTCGTCCGTCGTTGAAACCCGGCCCTATGGGCTGGCCGGCCAGCCGGATTTCCTGAACTGCGCGCTGGAATGCGAAACGGAGCTTTCCCCGCCGGAACTGCTTGCCGCCGCCCTGCGCATAGAGGCCGGCCTGGGGAGGGAGCGGCGCGTCAGGTGGGGGCCGCGCACCGTGGACATAGATATTATTTTTTACGGCGGGGAAATCATAAATTCACCGGAACTAACGGTGCCGCATCCCGATATGGCCAACAGGGAATTCGTCCTGGGCCCGCTTTGCGAGCTGGCGCCGGACCTGGCGCACCCGGTGTTGAAGCTCACCGTTTGCGAACTGCGCCGACGTCTTGCAAAGTCTCAAGAACCAGCCCGGCAAGATAAATAG
- a CDS encoding bifunctional UDP-sugar hydrolase/5'-nucleotidase: MRNKFFLWLLAALLLPAASSGKTIVIYHTGDVHGHYRAQAVDGSTSAAGGFAVLSALVKKEKNPCILLDGGDWYQGTPEGNFTKGMASVQMMNMLGYKASVIGNHEYDYGEENLKMLVSSASFAVLGGNIKNKADGSQVSYAKPYTMVEIDGVKLGIIGIANERTPSSTLPHNVENLIFTDQAQTAAALADEVKKLGVNAAIALVHDGGTFRYGPRFDGAQWIASDKDEASGTLAVARAAKGDLAVVFGAHYHVLMDNGHRDGISGALLAESGSNLRAVSRVEMNFDDATGKFTGATDRVIDLRAAEIGEDAAVNAALEPVEKRVSELVDRQIAVAAERIPLAARPPDSDSPLGDLVCDIIRRHSGSEIVFQNTYGMRASLPQGPVTLRMVYEVLPFENTLISMTLSGAQLEDVMRENLRAGHSVVQASGMEAEYAVDRMGKISSLKISVGGRPVEKDRRYTVTTNSFLSEGGSGGEAISRGLGKKDTGVTIRDAFLEELKKTPALDFPKTGRLRRIKQG; encoded by the coding sequence ATGCGAAACAAATTTTTCTTATGGCTGCTGGCGGCGCTGCTGCTGCCCGCCGCTTCAAGCGGCAAAACCATAGTGATTTACCATACCGGCGACGTGCACGGCCATTACCGGGCGCAGGCCGTGGACGGCTCCACCTCCGCAGCCGGCGGGTTCGCGGTGCTGTCCGCGCTGGTCAAAAAAGAAAAAAATCCCTGTATACTGCTTGACGGCGGCGACTGGTATCAGGGAACCCCGGAGGGCAATTTCACAAAAGGGATGGCCTCGGTGCAGATGATGAACATGCTGGGCTACAAGGCTTCCGTCATCGGCAATCACGAGTACGATTACGGGGAGGAGAATTTGAAAATGCTGGTCTCCTCGGCCAGTTTCGCGGTGCTGGGCGGGAATATAAAGAACAAGGCGGACGGCTCACAGGTCTCTTACGCCAAGCCTTATACGATGGTGGAGATAGACGGCGTCAAATTGGGCATAATCGGAATTGCCAACGAGAGGACGCCCTCCTCCACCCTGCCGCATAATGTGGAAAACCTGATTTTCACGGACCAGGCGCAGACCGCCGCCGCGCTTGCCGACGAGGTGAAAAAGCTGGGCGTCAACGCGGCAATCGCGTTGGTGCATGACGGCGGCACCTTCAGATACGGCCCCAGGTTTGACGGCGCGCAGTGGATTGCTTCCGATAAGGATGAGGCTTCAGGCACTCTGGCCGTGGCGCGCGCGGCCAAAGGCGATCTGGCCGTGGTTTTCGGAGCGCATTATCACGTGCTGATGGACAACGGCCACCGCGACGGCATCAGCGGCGCGCTGCTGGCCGAAAGCGGCAGCAACCTGCGCGCGGTAAGCCGGGTGGAGATGAATTTTGACGACGCGACTGGCAAATTCACCGGCGCAACGGACCGTGTTATAGACCTGCGCGCCGCCGAAATCGGCGAGGACGCGGCGGTGAACGCCGCGCTTGAGCCGGTGGAAAAGCGCGTCAGCGAGTTAGTGGACAGGCAGATTGCCGTCGCAGCCGAGCGCATTCCGCTGGCGGCCCGCCCGCCGGATTCGGATTCGCCGCTTGGCGATTTGGTCTGCGACATTATCCGCCGGCATTCCGGCAGCGAGATAGTTTTCCAGAACACGTACGGCATGCGGGCTTCGCTGCCGCAGGGGCCGGTAACGTTGCGCATGGTCTACGAGGTTCTGCCGTTTGAGAATACGCTTATAAGCATGACGCTTTCCGGCGCGCAGCTTGAGGACGTCATGCGCGAAAACCTCAGGGCGGGCCATTCCGTGGTCCAGGCGTCCGGCATGGAGGCGGAGTATGCCGTGGACAGGATGGGCAAAATTTCCTCCCTCAAAATCAGTGTTGGCGGCAGGCCGGTGGAAAAGGACCGCCGTTACACAGTAACCACAAACAGCTTCCTGTCGGAAGGCGGCAGCGGCGGCGAGGCTATTTCCCGCGGCCTGGGCAAAAAAGACACCGGCGTCACCATACGGGACGCTTTTCTGGAAGAGCTTAAAAAAACACCCGCACTTGATTTCCCGAAAACCGGCAGGCTCAGGAGGATAAAACAGGGATGA
- the asnB gene encoding asparagine synthase (glutamine-hydrolyzing) — translation MCGFCGLVPLDGKARDAAPVKAMRAALAHRGPDDEGELSLPGGALGFRRLSILDIEGGHQPMVSDDGAAAIVFNGEIYNHPALKSELEAKGEKFLTRSDTETILRLYLREGEGAIARLRGMFAFAIADTRRKKLILARDHIGIKPLYYCVRGGALYFSSELRSLLKAGIPADFDPAGLRDYLENNFVRAPRTVISGVFKLPAGHKLVFDLEGGKTPQPERFYALKTSDDGIRDGNEALERLDALLNDSVKAHLLSDVPVGAFLSGGVDSSLLTALMCRHYPGKVKTFSIGFSGARAGMDESRWAKKAALHLGTEHNEIMLPADVLGRIPELLLALDEPLGDSAVLPVFLLSQYAAKQVKVALSGEGADELFAGYNRYKAAYLTYLAAKNPAWRAVMAARGNFSSDAFYRAMPLDSQDKWMEASRHSRPEDAAYFMKAAGGAEFWRDYTERAEGFNGMLLADFRTIMADCLLMKVDKAAMAASLETRVPFLTPELAEFAFNLSPELKSRRFKSKWLLRKLAEKYLPSDIVWRRKHGFWSPWEEWIKSGPPEVFDALSSGALGGDPVFDFKKLEAELSALRSGGKTRDTGLVFRAAVLALWKRALSL, via the coding sequence ATGTGCGGATTTTGCGGACTTGTGCCGCTTGACGGAAAAGCGCGCGATGCCGCGCCGGTGAAAGCCATGCGCGCCGCTCTGGCGCATCGCGGGCCCGACGACGAGGGCGAGCTTTCCCTTCCGGGCGGCGCGCTGGGTTTTAGACGTTTGTCCATACTGGACATTGAGGGCGGGCATCAGCCCATGGTCTCCGATGACGGGGCCGCCGCCATAGTCTTCAACGGCGAGATTTACAATCATCCCGCGCTGAAATCGGAGCTGGAAGCCAAAGGCGAAAAATTCCTCACCCGCTCGGATACCGAAACCATACTGCGCCTGTATCTGCGCGAGGGGGAGGGGGCAATCGCCCGGCTGCGCGGCATGTTCGCCTTCGCCATAGCCGATACCCGGCGCAAAAAACTGATTCTGGCGCGCGACCATATCGGCATAAAGCCGCTTTATTACTGCGTTCGCGGCGGCGCGCTGTATTTTTCGTCGGAGCTGCGTTCCCTGCTTAAAGCCGGAATTCCGGCGGATTTCGACCCGGCGGGGCTGCGGGATTATCTGGAAAATAATTTCGTCCGCGCGCCGCGCACTGTCATCTCCGGCGTGTTCAAGCTGCCCGCCGGGCATAAGCTGGTCTTTGATTTGGAAGGCGGCAAAACCCCGCAGCCGGAGCGGTTTTACGCGCTGAAAACCTCGGATGACGGGATACGGGACGGCAATGAGGCGCTGGAAAGGCTGGACGCGCTGCTAAACGACAGCGTGAAGGCGCACCTTTTAAGCGATGTCCCCGTGGGCGCGTTCCTGAGCGGCGGGGTGGATTCCAGCCTTCTGACCGCGCTGATGTGCCGCCATTATCCGGGCAAGGTGAAGACTTTTTCCATAGGATTTTCCGGCGCGCGCGCCGGCATGGACGAGTCCCGCTGGGCGAAGAAGGCGGCTCTGCATCTGGGAACCGAGCATAACGAGATTATGCTGCCGGCGGACGTCCTGGGCCGCATACCGGAACTGCTGCTGGCGCTGGACGAGCCGCTGGGTGATTCGGCTGTGCTGCCGGTTTTCCTGCTCTCTCAATACGCGGCAAAGCAGGTGAAGGTGGCATTGTCCGGCGAAGGGGCGGACGAATTGTTTGCCGGCTACAACCGCTACAAGGCCGCGTATCTGACATATCTTGCCGCGAAGAATCCGGCCTGGCGGGCGGTTATGGCGGCGCGCGGGAATTTTTCCTCGGACGCATTTTACCGCGCCATGCCGCTGGACAGTCAGGACAAATGGATGGAAGCCTCCCGCCATTCGCGCCCGGAGGACGCCGCATATTTTATGAAAGCCGCCGGCGGCGCGGAGTTCTGGCGCGATTATACAGAGCGCGCCGAAGGCTTCAACGGCATGCTGCTGGCCGATTTCAGGACCATAATGGCCGACTGCCTGCTTATGAAAGTGGACAAAGCCGCCATGGCCGCCTCGCTGGAGACGCGCGTGCCTTTCCTGACGCCGGAACTGGCGGAATTCGCCTTCAACCTTTCGCCGGAGCTTAAATCGCGCCGGTTCAAGAGCAAATGGCTGTTGCGGAAACTGGCGGAGAAGTATCTGCCGTCCGATATAGTCTGGCGGCGCAAGCACGGTTTCTGGTCGCCGTGGGAGGAGTGGATAAAATCCGGCCCGCCGGAGGTTTTTGACGCGCTTTCCTCTGGCGCGCTGGGCGGGGACCCTGTTTTTGATTTCAAAAAGCTGGAGGCGGAGCTGTCCGCGCTCCGGTCCGGCGGGAAAACGCGGGACACGGGGCTTGTTTTCAGGGCGGCGGTGCTGGCGTTGTGGAAGCGCGCTTTGAGTTTGTAA
- a CDS encoding 5'-nucleotidase C-terminal domain-containing protein, whose amino-acid sequence MNSRRAAVWLLAASVLGCGCARTDDIAVYYAGGAHGRFWSEKDAASGAETGGFAALKKMVAAEKKPHILLSGGDWSAGTPEGALTRGEAAVQLMNMAGYAAAVPGAGEFALGAAQLEAVLPRARFPVLCANVYDGAKGGRASFCKPYVITRVGPVKAGIIGLVGPSAARAVPRELMRGLSIRNPADEARRQAAALARENVKFIIALVQFSPEEDEDALRAAAPGISLIVGGRPALEAGGLSRVLRYDAAVGSVSGALRRASRSSIALDARRWGKDPAVSAEAGRVRRSLEKTLSRVVGSAEAPLPHSGWPDSAAANWAADCLRRWGRADMGIIAEDDVASGLDQGRITLRRLYELYPRDESAVFFKMRGADLQAALGESLSHKGRRLFISGARARLDENGGKLVSLEIDGKPVSANKIYRVCAPDGMLPGGGAAGFSRVVEFANSCELVRDKLRWCMGRQRGMLPPEAGRWGKGKSD is encoded by the coding sequence ATGAATTCGCGCCGCGCCGCCGTCTGGCTGCTTGCCGCTTCAGTTCTTGGCTGCGGCTGCGCCAGGACCGACGATATCGCCGTCTATTACGCTGGTGGCGCGCATGGCCGCTTCTGGTCCGAGAAAGACGCCGCCTCCGGCGCGGAGACCGGCGGCTTCGCCGCGCTTAAAAAAATGGTCGCCGCGGAAAAAAAGCCGCATATCCTGCTCTCCGGCGGGGACTGGTCCGCCGGCACACCCGAAGGCGCGCTTACCAGGGGCGAGGCCGCCGTGCAGCTTATGAACATGGCGGGCTACGCCGCCGCCGTCCCCGGCGCGGGGGAGTTTGCGCTGGGCGCCGCGCAGCTTGAGGCCGTGCTGCCGCGCGCGCGGTTTCCGGTGCTGTGCGCCAATGTCTACGACGGCGCCAAGGGCGGGCGCGCGTCTTTCTGCAAGCCGTATGTCATAACCCGGGTCGGGCCGGTTAAGGCGGGCATTATAGGGCTGGTGGGGCCTTCCGCCGCGCGGGCCGTGCCGCGCGAGCTTATGCGCGGCCTTTCCATACGCAATCCCGCCGACGAGGCCAGAAGGCAGGCCGCCGCGCTGGCGCGGGAAAACGTCAAATTCATCATCGCGCTGGTTCAGTTTTCTCCGGAGGAGGACGAGGACGCGCTGCGCGCCGCCGCCCCCGGCATCTCGCTTATCGTCGGCGGCAGGCCGGCGTTGGAGGCGGGCGGGCTTTCCCGCGTGCTGCGCTACGACGCGGCGGTAGGCTCGGTTTCCGGCGCGCTGCGGCGCGCCAGCCGCAGCAGTATCGCGCTGGACGCGCGCCGCTGGGGCAAGGACCCCGCCGTTTCGGCGGAGGCCGGGCGCGTGCGTCGCTCGCTTGAAAAAACGCTGTCCCGCGTTGTGGGGTCGGCGGAGGCGCCGCTGCCGCATTCCGGCTGGCCGGATTCCGCCGCCGCCAATTGGGCGGCGGACTGTCTGCGCCGCTGGGGCCGCGCCGACATGGGCATAATAGCCGAGGATGATGTCGCCTCCGGCCTGGACCAGGGGCGCATAACGCTGCGCCGCCTCTACGAATTATACCCGCGCGACGAGAGCGCGGTGTTTTTCAAAATGCGCGGGGCGGATTTGCAGGCCGCGCTTGGAGAATCCCTGTCTCATAAAGGGCGGCGGCTGTTTATAAGCGGGGCCCGTGCCCGGCTGGATGAAAATGGCGGAAAGCTCGTTTCGCTGGAAATAGACGGCAAGCCTGTTTCGGCAAACAAAATATACCGCGTCTGCGCGCCCGACGGGATGCTGCCCGGCGGCG
- a CDS encoding tetratricopeptide repeat protein has product MERTGWNKFLPLLLAALTAAAFLPSLSNGFTNWDDQLYLTANTAVRSLSPAGVADIFSHFHRGLYKPLVFLSFAVEYHFFGLNPVVYHATNLLFHVCNALLVFWFLFLVTERRGLAFCAALLFSVHPLRVESVAWIAERKDMLSSFFALLALVFHVLRRRRGQPVFAVLSGVMLALSLLANAKAVMLPFIMAVTDIYMGTPVRKSLRDCLPYLGVTVMLGLVNLFALRSADAGARLPSFASPLIASYGFLLYIAKTLLPVHLSVLYPYPKGYPASLPPEYWLAPLAAAVAVWLFIRVTRADAAARYGGAFYAVYIFPFLQWMPVQPGVAMEHLSYFPSIGLSLALAAVFARWRSRAMPAVFAAAIAMLCVLTWQRNKVWKDSFSLWNDRIAAYPDSTVGYLNRGMAWYEAGDAARAIADFTKTAELNPKFRSAYVKRGEAYFAIGDYGKALADARLAVELSASADDTAPSRAVLAEAHFLEGSVLALNGGGKAAEAAFDAALALEPEHPQSLAAKARFVLERGETARAAEMFAKAAGISPLSPDLWNGLGAARSACGDYAAAAASYGRALEINPAYADAWANWAVTCLNSGDLACAGEKLRRAQSLGYRPAPDLIKAMRAAGVK; this is encoded by the coding sequence ATGGAGAGAACCGGCTGGAACAAATTTCTGCCTTTATTGCTGGCCGCGCTGACGGCGGCGGCTTTTCTGCCGTCGCTGTCCAACGGGTTCACCAACTGGGACGACCAGCTCTATCTCACCGCCAATACGGCGGTGCGCTCGCTTTCCCCGGCGGGGGTGGCGGATATTTTCTCGCATTTCCACAGGGGGCTTTACAAGCCGCTGGTTTTTCTTAGCTTTGCGGTTGAATATCATTTTTTCGGGCTTAACCCGGTTGTTTATCACGCGACAAACCTGCTGTTCCATGTCTGCAACGCGCTGCTGGTTTTCTGGTTCCTGTTTCTGGTTACGGAGCGGCGCGGGCTGGCCTTCTGCGCCGCGCTGCTGTTCTCGGTCCATCCGCTGCGCGTGGAATCCGTGGCCTGGATTGCCGAGAGAAAGGACATGCTCTCCTCTTTTTTCGCGCTGCTGGCGCTGGTTTTTCATGTATTGCGCCGCAGGCGGGGACAACCGGTGTTTGCTGTCCTGTCCGGCGTTATGCTGGCATTGTCGCTGCTGGCCAATGCCAAGGCGGTGATGCTGCCCTTCATCATGGCGGTTACGGATATTTATATGGGAACGCCGGTCCGCAAAAGTCTGCGGGACTGCCTGCCGTATCTGGGCGTAACCGTGATGCTGGGCCTGGTCAACCTGTTCGCGCTGCGCTCGGCGGATGCCGGGGCGCGGCTGCCTTCGTTTGCAAGCCCGCTGATAGCGTCTTACGGGTTTCTGCTCTACATCGCCAAGACGCTGCTGCCGGTCCATCTGTCGGTGCTATACCCGTATCCCAAAGGCTATCCCGCGAGCCTGCCGCCGGAATATTGGCTTGCGCCTTTGGCCGCGGCGGTTGCTGTCTGGCTTTTTATCCGCGTTACGCGCGCTGACGCCGCGGCCCGCTACGGCGGCGCGTTTTACGCAGTGTATATTTTCCCTTTTCTGCAATGGATGCCCGTCCAGCCCGGCGTGGCGATGGAGCATCTGAGCTATTTCCCGTCCATAGGGCTTTCGCTTGCGCTGGCGGCGGTGTTTGCCCGCTGGCGCAGCCGCGCCATGCCCGCCGTTTTCGCCGCCGCCATTGCGATGCTTTGCGTTCTCACCTGGCAGAGAAACAAGGTATGGAAGGACAGTTTTTCGCTCTGGAACGACAGAATCGCCGCCTATCCCGATTCAACGGTGGGCTATCTCAACCGGGGCATGGCCTGGTACGAAGCGGGCGACGCCGCCCGCGCCATCGCCGATTTCACCAAAACGGCGGAGCTAAACCCCAAATTCCGCTCCGCTTATGTAAAACGCGGCGAGGCGTATTTCGCCATTGGCGATTACGGCAAGGCGCTGGCCGACGCGCGGCTGGCGGTGGAGCTTTCCGCCTCCGCTGACGATACCGCGCCCAGCCGCGCCGTGCTGGCGGAAGCGCATTTTCTGGAAGGCAGCGTGCTTGCGCTCAACGGCGGCGGCAAAGCCGCCGAGGCCGCCTTTGACGCCGCGCTGGCCCTGGAGCCGGAACATCCGCAGTCGCTGGCCGCCAAGGCGCGCTTTGTGCTGGAGCGCGGCGAAACCGCGCGCGCGGCGGAGATGTTTGCAAAAGCGGCGGGAATATCCCCGCTTTCGCCGGATTTGTGGAACGGGCTGGGCGCGGCGCGCTCGGCCTGCGGGGATTACGCGGCGGCTGCCGCAAGTTACGGGCGCGCGCTGGAAATAAACCCGGCCTATGCCGACGCCTGGGCCAACTGGGCGGTAACCTGCCTCAATTCCGGAGATTTAGCCTGCGCCGGCGAGAAGCTGCGCAGGGCGCAAAGCCTGGGCTACAGGCCCGCGCCGGATTTGATAAAAGCCATGCGCGCCGCGGGGGTTAAATAA